From the genome of Tepidisphaeraceae bacterium, one region includes:
- a CDS encoding recombinase family protein — translation PKLAVNETEAEQVRRIFATYLENRALIPAVTAITALGWTTKAWVGRDGTPRGGQPFNKSTLHQLLTNVVYTGKVRYKDEVHPGEHAAIVDEETYQKVQAVLARNGKTGGAAVRNRYGAILKGLLRCSPCDCSMGHTYTSKGSKRYSYYICLNAHKRGWDTCPSLPLRASSFGCSASLAGAATVVFAFAGRFAAGATSAGSGSPAGAIASCWASGARCGASGSAAAGRRWRTSFTRTGLPMSLTAFHPVLAGPRMVTPTHRLLTFASYASPTCTWSFVMFAPALNS, via the coding sequence GCCCAAGCTGGCGGTGAACGAGACGGAGGCCGAGCAGGTGCGGCGGATCTTCGCGACCTACCTGGAGAACCGGGCCCTGATCCCGGCCGTCACGGCGATCACTGCCCTCGGGTGGACGACGAAGGCGTGGGTCGGCCGGGACGGCACGCCGCGGGGTGGCCAGCCGTTCAACAAGTCAACGCTGCACCAGCTGCTGACCAACGTCGTGTACACCGGCAAGGTGCGGTACAAGGACGAGGTCCACCCCGGGGAACATGCCGCGATCGTGGATGAGGAGACGTACCAGAAAGTCCAAGCGGTGCTCGCCCGCAACGGCAAGACGGGCGGTGCCGCCGTCCGCAACCGCTACGGCGCCATCCTCAAGGGGCTCTTGCGGTGCAGCCCCTGCGACTGCTCGATGGGCCACACCTACACCAGCAAGGGGAGCAAGCGCTACAGCTACTACATCTGCCTCAACGCCCACAAACGGGGCTGGGACACGTGCCCGAGCTTGCCCTTGCGGGCGTCCTCCTTCGGCTGCTCAGCCTCCTTGGCGGGCGCTGCCACCGTCGTCTTCGCCTTTGCGGGCCGTTTTGCGGCTGGTGCGACCTCGGCGGGCTCAGGGTCGCCTGCGGGCGCGATCGCCTCGTGTTGGGCCTCTGGCGCGCGTTGCGGGGCCTCGGGTTCCGCAGCCGCCGGGCGCAGGTGGCGCACGTCATTCACCCGCACGGGCTTGCCCATGTCGCTGACGGCGTTCCACCCGGTCTTGGCCGGGCCGAGGATGGTCACCCCTACCCACCGGCTGCTGACCTTCGCCTCGTACGCTTCGCCCACTTGTACCTGGTCCTTCGTCATGTTCGCTCCTGCGTTGAACTCCTGA